A single region of the Solwaraspora sp. WMMD791 genome encodes:
- a CDS encoding chlorophyllase — protein MRVRRPAVAGLLTAGLVGALLAGCGSAPTPPPVFNTPASVPPTPAPGRAAPAGQLDVATRTLDLARGDRPLPVTVWYPADDAGPFPVVLFSHGLGGEPADYQAVLAQWAAAGFVVAAPTYPFTSQGGSGGNALDVLNQPADASHVLDELLALDGRDGDEFAGRLDVERVAAAGHSAGGITTVGLFTAARDERLDAGVVLAGSALGVGTAFSGAAAPQLFIHGELDEVVSYASGKAAYDRVPWPKAMLSLPDGDHGQSLLRPGNPAYDVVIATSTDFLRWTLYGDGAARERLTEAPPAGVAVFDDQL, from the coding sequence ATGCGTGTTCGTCGTCCGGCGGTGGCCGGCCTGCTCACCGCCGGTCTGGTCGGTGCCCTGCTGGCCGGCTGCGGGTCCGCACCCACGCCGCCGCCGGTGTTCAACACGCCGGCGTCGGTGCCGCCCACCCCGGCCCCCGGCCGGGCGGCACCGGCCGGTCAGCTCGACGTCGCGACCCGCACCCTCGACCTCGCCCGTGGTGACCGGCCGTTGCCGGTGACCGTCTGGTACCCGGCCGACGACGCCGGCCCGTTCCCGGTGGTGCTGTTCAGCCACGGCCTGGGCGGCGAGCCGGCGGACTACCAGGCGGTGCTGGCGCAGTGGGCGGCGGCCGGGTTCGTCGTCGCCGCCCCCACCTACCCGTTCACCAGTCAGGGCGGCTCCGGTGGCAACGCGCTGGACGTGCTGAACCAGCCGGCGGACGCTTCACACGTCCTCGACGAGCTGCTGGCGCTCGACGGGCGCGACGGCGACGAGTTCGCCGGCCGGCTCGACGTCGAACGGGTCGCCGCCGCCGGGCACTCGGCCGGCGGGATCACCACCGTCGGGCTGTTCACCGCAGCCCGTGACGAGCGGCTGGACGCCGGTGTCGTGCTGGCCGGCAGCGCCCTCGGGGTCGGTACGGCGTTCAGCGGTGCCGCCGCCCCGCAGCTGTTCATCCACGGCGAACTCGACGAGGTGGTGTCGTACGCGTCAGGCAAGGCGGCGTACGACCGGGTGCCCTGGCCGAAGGCGATGCTCAGTCTGCCCGACGGCGACCACGGGCAGTCTCTGCTGCGGCCCGGCAACCCGGCCTACGACGTGGTGATCGCCACCAGTACGGACTTCCTGCGCTGGACCCTGTACGGCGACGGTGCCGCCCGGGAGCGGCTGACCGAGGCACCTCCGGCGGGGGTGGCGGTCTTCGACGACCAGCTCTAG
- a CDS encoding acetate kinase — protein sequence MSGPARILVLNCGSSSLKYQLFDGEQVVDKGVVERIGEAGGGPADHAEALRTMAQRLDLTGLAGVGHRVVHGGVRFAEPTLITDQVVDEIERLVPLAPLHNPANLTGIAQARRLLPGVPQVAVFDTAFHRTLPPEQASYAIDTDTAQRYGIRRYGFHGTSHAYVSRRTAALLGRDPAEVRVITLHLGNGASACAVAGGRSVATSMGLSPLEGLVMGSRSGDLDPAVVFHLERVAGWSTADVDRLLNQRSGLVGLAGAGDMREVLRRRDAGDPGARLAVDMYCARIRFYVGGYYALLGRVDAVTFTAGVGENAAGVRAAALTGLDGLGIQVDPDRNGGGGGGERRISPDGMPVGVWVVPTNEELEIASQTRAVLADR from the coding sequence GTGAGCGGCCCCGCACGAATCCTGGTCCTCAACTGCGGCTCGTCGTCGCTGAAATACCAGCTCTTCGACGGCGAGCAGGTGGTCGACAAGGGCGTCGTCGAACGGATCGGCGAGGCCGGCGGCGGGCCGGCCGACCATGCCGAGGCGTTACGGACGATGGCGCAGCGGCTCGACCTGACCGGGCTCGCCGGGGTCGGGCACCGGGTGGTGCACGGCGGCGTCCGGTTCGCCGAACCGACGCTGATCACCGACCAGGTGGTCGACGAGATCGAGCGGCTGGTGCCGCTGGCCCCGCTGCACAACCCGGCGAACCTGACCGGCATCGCCCAGGCCCGCCGGCTGCTGCCGGGCGTACCGCAGGTCGCGGTCTTCGACACCGCCTTCCACCGCACGCTGCCGCCGGAACAGGCCAGCTACGCGATCGACACCGACACCGCGCAGCGGTACGGCATCCGCCGGTACGGGTTCCACGGCACCTCCCACGCGTACGTGTCCCGCCGTACCGCCGCTCTGCTCGGCCGGGATCCGGCCGAGGTCCGGGTGATCACCCTGCACCTGGGCAACGGTGCCAGCGCCTGCGCGGTGGCCGGCGGGCGCAGCGTGGCCACGTCGATGGGGCTGTCCCCGTTGGAGGGCCTGGTGATGGGCAGCCGCAGCGGCGACCTCGACCCGGCGGTGGTGTTCCATCTGGAACGGGTCGCCGGCTGGTCCACGGCCGACGTCGACCGGCTGCTCAATCAACGCAGCGGGCTGGTCGGCCTCGCCGGGGCCGGGGACATGCGCGAGGTGCTGCGCCGCCGCGACGCCGGGGATCCGGGTGCCCGGCTCGCCGTCGACATGTACTGCGCCCGGATCCGGTTCTACGTCGGCGGCTACTACGCGCTGCTCGGCCGGGTCGACGCGGTCACCTTCACCGCCGGGGTCGGCGAGAACGCCGCCGGAGTCCGGGCGGCGGCGCTCACCGGGCTCGACGGGCTCGGCATCCAAGTCGACCCGGACCGCAACGGTGGAGGTGGTGGTGGCGAACGGCGGATCTCCCCGGACGGTATGCCGGTCGGAGTGTGGGTGGTCCCCACCAACGAGGAGCTCGAGATCGCCAGTCAGACCCGGGCGGTGCTGGCCGACCGCTGA
- a CDS encoding zinc-binding dehydrogenase: MRCMRAVYASTIDVDDPLAALRVGELPEPDLPGPDWAMVEVRASSLNHHDLWSLRGVGLPADRLPMILGCDAAGVDAAGNDVVVYPVVPDPADPRGMSILSERYPGTFADRVAVPRSHLVAKPAGLTFAEAACLPTAWLTAYRMLTTRGRLDQAGSVLVQGAGGGVATAAVVLAVALGKRVYATSRDAAKRERVATLGATALAPGARLPERVDVVIETVGAATFDHSLKSAAPGARIVVSGATSGHLPAVDLRRVFAMQLEILGTSMGTADELRELLQLCDTRGIRPVVDTVYGFGEARAAFARLHSGDTFGKLVLDHQR, encoded by the coding sequence GTGCGGTGCATGCGCGCCGTCTACGCCTCGACCATCGACGTCGACGATCCGCTTGCCGCGCTGCGCGTCGGTGAGCTGCCCGAACCGGACCTGCCCGGCCCGGACTGGGCGATGGTCGAGGTCCGGGCCAGCTCGCTGAACCACCACGACCTGTGGTCACTGCGCGGGGTCGGGCTGCCCGCCGACCGGCTGCCGATGATCCTCGGCTGCGACGCCGCCGGGGTAGACGCCGCCGGCAACGACGTCGTCGTCTACCCGGTGGTGCCCGACCCGGCGGATCCGCGCGGCATGTCGATCCTGTCCGAACGCTATCCGGGCACGTTCGCCGACCGGGTCGCGGTGCCGCGTTCGCACCTCGTTGCGAAACCCGCCGGGCTCACCTTCGCCGAGGCGGCCTGCCTGCCCACCGCCTGGCTGACCGCGTACCGGATGTTGACCACCCGGGGCCGGCTCGACCAGGCCGGGTCGGTGCTGGTCCAGGGCGCGGGCGGGGGAGTCGCGACGGCGGCCGTCGTGCTCGCCGTCGCCCTGGGCAAGCGGGTCTACGCGACCAGCCGGGACGCGGCGAAGCGGGAGCGGGTCGCCACGCTGGGCGCCACCGCGCTGGCGCCCGGTGCCCGGCTGCCCGAACGGGTCGATGTGGTGATCGAGACCGTCGGCGCGGCCACCTTCGACCACTCGTTGAAATCCGCCGCACCGGGGGCCCGGATCGTCGTCTCCGGTGCCACCAGCGGCCACCTGCCCGCCGTCGACCTGCGCCGGGTCTTCGCGATGCAGCTGGAGATCCTCGGCACCTCGATGGGCACCGCCGACGAACTGCGCGAGCTGCTGCAGCTGTGCGACACGCGCGGTATCCGGCCGGTCGTCGACACCGTGTACGGCTTCGGCGAGGCCCGGGCGGCCTTCGCCCGGCTGCACAGTGGGGACACCTTCGGCAAACTGGTCCTGGACCATCAGCGCTAG
- the pta gene encoding phosphate acetyltransferase has product MARSVYVAGLGPGGGKSTVALGLAELLSRRVERIGVFRPLVAGDGPDATLSLLRERYRIDLPDEQLYGASYAEAAGLVADGRREELISRIVGRYRELERRCAAVLVVGSDFDDTGDNGGLPRELAFNARLATEFGSVVVAVVDGIRRDGAEVAGAVRSAYHSLTELGTTVLAVIANRVGAEVSAPALPVPTYVIPEVPAVSAPTVAEVAAALDASVLAGDETATSRDVLDFVVGAAHVPVLLDHLVEGALVITPGDRADLLVAVSAAHAAGLVSLAGIALTLGEQPDPRAMRLVERLGTNLAVLSVPADSFHAVAAAGRISARPSAANPRKVEAALGAFESSVDSAELARRLDVTRSARVTPMMFEYALIDRARADRRRLVLPEGTDERILRATEILLRRGVADLTLLGNADDIARRARELGVQVDAARVVDPATSPWRDDFAARYAQLRRHKGVTLELAHDVIGDVNYFGTMMVHTGHADGMVSGATHTTAATIRPAFEIIKTLPEVSVASSVFFMLLADRVLVYGDCAVNPDPDAAQLADIAVSSAQTAARFGIEPRVAMLSYSTGTSGSGDDVRKVAAATDLVRKRCPDLLVEGPIQYDAAIDPTVAATKLPGSEVAGRATVFVFPDLNTGNNTYKAVQRSAGAVAVGPVMQGLRRPVNDLSRGATVADIVNTVAITAIQAAAQ; this is encoded by the coding sequence GTGGCGCGAAGTGTCTACGTGGCCGGTCTCGGCCCCGGTGGTGGCAAGTCCACCGTCGCGCTCGGCCTGGCCGAGCTGTTGTCCCGTCGGGTCGAGCGGATCGGGGTGTTCCGTCCGCTGGTCGCCGGGGACGGCCCGGACGCGACGCTGAGCCTGCTGCGCGAGCGGTACCGCATCGACCTGCCCGACGAGCAGCTCTACGGGGCCAGCTACGCCGAGGCCGCCGGGCTGGTCGCCGACGGCCGCCGCGAGGAGCTGATCTCCCGGATCGTCGGCCGCTACCGGGAGCTGGAGCGGCGCTGCGCGGCGGTGCTGGTGGTCGGCAGCGACTTCGACGACACCGGTGACAACGGTGGACTCCCCCGCGAGCTGGCCTTCAACGCACGGCTGGCGACCGAGTTCGGCAGCGTGGTGGTGGCCGTCGTGGACGGCATCCGTCGCGACGGTGCCGAGGTCGCCGGCGCGGTACGCAGCGCCTACCACTCGTTGACCGAGCTCGGCACGACGGTGCTGGCGGTGATCGCCAACCGGGTCGGTGCCGAGGTGAGCGCGCCGGCGTTGCCGGTGCCGACGTACGTCATCCCGGAGGTCCCGGCGGTGTCGGCGCCGACGGTGGCCGAGGTCGCCGCCGCGCTCGACGCCAGCGTGCTGGCCGGCGACGAGACCGCGACCAGCCGCGACGTGCTGGACTTCGTGGTCGGCGCGGCGCACGTGCCGGTGCTGCTCGATCATCTCGTCGAGGGGGCCCTGGTGATCACCCCCGGGGACCGGGCGGATCTGCTGGTCGCGGTCAGCGCGGCGCACGCGGCCGGGCTGGTCTCCCTGGCCGGGATCGCGCTGACCCTCGGTGAGCAGCCGGACCCGCGGGCGATGCGGCTGGTGGAGCGGCTCGGCACGAACCTGGCCGTGCTGTCGGTGCCGGCGGACAGCTTCCACGCGGTCGCCGCCGCCGGGCGGATCTCGGCGCGGCCCAGCGCCGCGAACCCGCGCAAGGTCGAGGCCGCGCTCGGCGCCTTCGAGTCCAGCGTGGACAGCGCCGAGCTGGCCCGGCGGCTCGACGTGACCCGCTCTGCCCGGGTCACCCCGATGATGTTCGAGTACGCGCTGATCGACCGGGCCCGCGCCGACCGGCGCCGGCTGGTGCTGCCGGAGGGGACCGACGAACGGATTCTGCGGGCCACCGAGATCCTGCTGCGCCGGGGCGTCGCCGACCTGACCCTGCTCGGCAACGCCGACGACATCGCCCGGCGGGCCCGCGAGCTCGGCGTACAGGTCGACGCGGCGCGGGTGGTGGACCCGGCGACCAGCCCGTGGCGCGACGACTTCGCCGCCCGGTACGCGCAGCTGCGTCGGCACAAGGGGGTCACCCTGGAGCTGGCACACGACGTGATCGGCGACGTCAACTACTTCGGCACCATGATGGTGCACACCGGCCACGCCGACGGCATGGTCTCCGGGGCGACCCACACCACCGCCGCCACGATCCGGCCCGCGTTCGAGATCATCAAGACGCTGCCGGAGGTCTCGGTCGCCTCCAGCGTCTTCTTCATGCTGCTCGCCGACCGGGTGCTGGTCTACGGCGACTGCGCGGTCAACCCGGACCCGGACGCCGCGCAACTGGCCGACATCGCGGTCAGCTCGGCGCAGACCGCCGCCCGGTTCGGCATCGAGCCGAGGGTGGCGATGCTGTCCTACTCCACCGGCACCTCCGGCAGCGGCGACGACGTCCGTAAGGTGGCCGCCGCCACCGACCTGGTCCGCAAACGGTGCCCGGACCTGCTGGTGGAGGGTCCGATCCAGTACGACGCGGCGATCGACCCGACGGTCGCCGCCACCAAACTGCCCGGCAGCGAGGTCGCCGGCCGGGCCACCGTCTTCGTCTTCCCCGACCTGAACACCGGCAACAACACCTACAAGGCGGTGCAGCGCTCGGCCGGCGCGGTCGCGGTCGGCCCGGTCATGCAGGGTCTGCGGCGGCCGGTCAACGATCTGTCCCGCGGCGCCACCGTGGCCGATATCGTCAACACCGTGGCGATCACCGCGATCCAGGCCGCCGCGCAGTGA
- a CDS encoding DUF6104 family protein, with the protein MYFTDRGIEELAQRRGEEEVTLTWLAERLRDFVDLHPEFETPIERFATWLARLDDEDE; encoded by the coding sequence ATGTACTTCACCGACCGGGGCATCGAGGAGCTGGCGCAGCGCCGTGGCGAGGAGGAGGTCACGCTGACCTGGCTGGCCGAGCGGCTGCGCGACTTCGTCGACCTGCACCCGGAGTTCGAAACGCCGATCGAGCGGTTCGCCACCTGGCTGGCCCGCCTGGACGACGAGGACGAGTGA
- a CDS encoding multifunctional oxoglutarate decarboxylase/oxoglutarate dehydrogenase thiamine pyrophosphate-binding subunit/dihydrolipoyllysine-residue succinyltransferase subunit — protein sequence MSTQQTSQDNPLAGFGPNEWIVDEMYQKYLTDPGSVDPAWHDFFADYDRTRPASPTEVTASTATASAARAGTDAPAAQRSVDRPDAGTDRPAAPAATGGRSGSAAKAAGAARSDTSSTPAAPAKGATKGTEKAPARATTTRATTKAAPAKGATTKGTTADAGAGGGGSRQTPLRGVAARIVQNMDASLAVPTATSVRAVPAKLLVDNRIVINNHLARGRGGKVSFTHLIGYALVRALAVHPELNNSFAEVDGKPHMVAPEHVNLGIAIDLAKPDGSRTLVVPSIKACEQMDFRQFWQAYEDVVRRARRNELTMEDYGGTTISLTNPGGIGTVHSQPRLMTGQGAIIGVGAMEYPAPYAGMSEETLADLAVSKVITLTSTYDHRIIQGAQSGEFLKAMHELILGEHGFYDQIFTSLRIPYEPVRWMRDVAVSSEGQINKTARVNELIHAYRVRGHLMADTDPLEFKIRKHPDLDVLQHGLTLWDLDRTFPVDGFAGKQRMKLRQILGVLRDSYCRRVGVEYMHIQDPEERRWIQERIERGYEKPDAAEQKHILNRLNAAEAFETFLQTKYVGQKRFSLEGGESLIPLLDEILQSSARADLDEVVIGMAHRGRLNVLANIVGKPYEKIFSEFEGHLDPKSTQGSGDVKYHLGQVGKFTTPDGEHGITVSVTANPSHLEAVDPVLEGIVRAKQDRIDLKLEGYTVLPLLVHGDAAFAGQGVVAETLNLSQLRGYRTGGSVHVVVNNQVGFTTAPEYSRSSLYSTDVARMIQAPIFHVNGDDPEAVVRVARLAFEYRQAFNKDVVIDLVCYRRRGHNEGDDPSMTNPLMYAIIDSKRSVRKLYTEELIGRGDITVTDAEELLRDYQTQLEQVFKATRDAAASATSRMPTRQPEPEPEVATAVDAAAIAAVGEAHVDLPEGFTPHKRIQQLLERRAKMAVSGDIDWGFGEILAFGTLLADGVTVRLAGQDSRRGTFVQRHASVVDARTGRDYLPLASLVTDESRFFVHDSLLSEYAAMGFEYGYSVENPEALVLWEAQFGDFVNGAQSIVDEFVSSGEVKWGQRSALTLLLPHGHEGQGPDHTSGRPERYLQLCAEDNMRVAIPSTPANYFHLLRRQALSPKRKPLVVFTPKSLLRHKLCVSSVADFTTGTFQPVLPDPVAAGRPEAIKRVLLCSGKVYYDLLAARAERHAVTGGNGQLDTDTAIIRVEQLYPLPVEQLRATLAAVPNAEDFAWVQEEPANQGAWSFVALNLLEHLDGVRLRRISRPAAAAPAVGSTKLHDVEQAALMDAALPRR from the coding sequence GTGTCGACCCAGCAGACTTCGCAGGACAATCCGCTGGCGGGTTTCGGCCCGAACGAGTGGATCGTCGATGAGATGTACCAGAAGTATCTCACCGATCCCGGCAGTGTCGATCCCGCTTGGCACGACTTCTTCGCCGATTACGACCGGACGCGGCCCGCTTCACCCACCGAGGTGACCGCCTCGACCGCCACCGCCTCGGCGGCGCGGGCCGGCACCGACGCTCCGGCCGCCCAGCGGTCGGTCGACCGGCCCGACGCCGGCACCGATCGGCCGGCCGCCCCGGCGGCCACCGGTGGACGCAGCGGTTCGGCGGCGAAGGCCGCCGGCGCGGCCCGCAGCGACACGTCGAGCACCCCGGCGGCCCCGGCCAAGGGCGCGACGAAGGGCACCGAGAAGGCACCGGCACGGGCCACCACGACCCGGGCGACCACCAAGGCCGCCCCGGCGAAGGGCGCCACCACGAAGGGCACCACCGCTGACGCGGGTGCCGGGGGCGGCGGCAGCCGGCAGACCCCGCTGCGCGGCGTGGCCGCCCGGATCGTGCAGAACATGGACGCGTCGCTGGCGGTGCCGACCGCGACCAGCGTCCGCGCCGTCCCGGCGAAGCTGCTGGTCGACAACCGGATCGTGATCAACAACCACCTGGCGCGGGGCCGCGGTGGCAAGGTCAGCTTCACCCACCTGATCGGGTACGCGCTGGTGCGCGCCCTGGCCGTGCATCCGGAGCTGAACAACTCCTTCGCCGAGGTCGACGGCAAGCCGCACATGGTCGCCCCGGAGCACGTCAACCTCGGTATCGCCATCGACCTGGCCAAGCCGGACGGCTCCCGCACCCTGGTGGTGCCGTCGATCAAGGCCTGCGAGCAGATGGACTTCCGGCAGTTCTGGCAGGCGTACGAGGACGTGGTCCGTCGCGCCCGACGCAACGAGCTGACCATGGAGGACTACGGCGGCACCACGATCTCGCTGACCAACCCCGGCGGGATCGGCACCGTGCACTCCCAGCCCCGGCTGATGACCGGTCAGGGCGCGATCATCGGAGTCGGCGCCATGGAGTACCCGGCGCCGTACGCCGGAATGTCCGAGGAGACCCTTGCCGACCTCGCCGTCAGCAAGGTCATCACGCTGACCAGCACCTACGACCACCGGATCATCCAGGGTGCGCAGTCCGGCGAGTTCCTCAAGGCGATGCACGAACTGATCCTCGGTGAGCACGGTTTCTACGACCAGATCTTCACCTCGCTGCGCATCCCGTACGAGCCGGTGCGCTGGATGCGTGACGTGGCGGTCAGCTCCGAGGGTCAGATCAACAAGACCGCCCGGGTCAACGAGCTGATCCACGCCTACCGGGTGCGCGGGCACCTGATGGCCGACACCGACCCGCTCGAGTTCAAGATCCGCAAGCACCCGGACCTGGACGTCCTGCAGCACGGCCTGACCCTGTGGGACCTGGACCGGACCTTCCCGGTGGACGGGTTCGCCGGCAAGCAGCGGATGAAGCTGCGGCAGATCCTCGGTGTGTTGCGCGACTCGTACTGCCGCCGGGTCGGCGTCGAGTACATGCACATCCAGGATCCCGAGGAGCGCCGCTGGATCCAGGAACGCATCGAACGTGGCTACGAGAAGCCCGACGCCGCCGAGCAGAAGCACATCCTCAACCGGCTCAACGCGGCCGAGGCGTTCGAAACCTTCCTGCAGACCAAGTACGTCGGGCAGAAGCGGTTCTCGCTCGAGGGCGGCGAGTCGCTGATCCCGTTGCTGGACGAGATCCTGCAGTCCTCGGCCCGGGCCGACCTGGACGAGGTCGTGATCGGCATGGCCCACCGGGGTCGGCTCAACGTGCTGGCAAACATCGTCGGCAAGCCGTACGAGAAGATCTTCTCCGAGTTCGAGGGGCACCTCGACCCGAAGTCCACCCAGGGCTCCGGCGACGTGAAGTACCACCTCGGCCAGGTCGGCAAGTTCACCACCCCGGACGGCGAGCACGGCATCACCGTCTCGGTGACCGCCAACCCGTCGCATCTGGAGGCGGTCGACCCGGTGCTGGAGGGCATCGTGCGGGCCAAGCAGGACCGCATCGATCTCAAGTTGGAGGGCTACACCGTCCTGCCGCTGCTGGTGCACGGTGACGCGGCGTTCGCCGGGCAGGGTGTGGTCGCCGAGACGCTGAACTTGTCGCAGCTGCGTGGCTACCGTACGGGCGGTTCGGTGCACGTCGTGGTCAACAACCAGGTCGGGTTCACCACCGCGCCGGAGTACAGCCGTTCGTCGCTGTACAGCACCGACGTGGCCCGGATGATCCAGGCGCCGATCTTCCACGTCAACGGCGACGACCCGGAGGCGGTGGTCCGGGTCGCCCGGCTCGCCTTCGAGTACCGCCAGGCGTTCAACAAGGACGTCGTGATCGACCTGGTCTGCTACCGGCGGCGCGGCCACAACGAGGGCGACGACCCGTCGATGACCAACCCGCTGATGTACGCGATCATCGACTCCAAGCGCAGCGTCCGCAAGCTCTACACGGAGGAGCTGATCGGTCGCGGTGACATCACCGTCACCGACGCCGAGGAGCTGCTGCGTGACTACCAGACGCAGCTGGAGCAGGTCTTCAAGGCCACCCGCGACGCCGCCGCGTCGGCCACCAGTCGGATGCCCACCCGCCAGCCGGAGCCGGAGCCGGAGGTGGCCACCGCCGTCGACGCCGCCGCGATCGCCGCCGTCGGCGAGGCGCACGTCGACCTGCCGGAGGGGTTCACCCCGCACAAGCGGATCCAGCAACTGCTGGAGCGGCGGGCCAAGATGGCGGTCTCCGGCGACATCGACTGGGGTTTCGGCGAGATCCTCGCCTTCGGCACCCTGCTCGCCGACGGGGTCACCGTCCGGCTCGCCGGCCAGGACTCCCGCCGGGGCACCTTCGTGCAGCGGCACGCCTCGGTGGTCGACGCCCGCACCGGCCGCGACTACCTGCCGTTGGCCAGTCTGGTCACCGACGAGTCCCGCTTCTTCGTGCACGACTCCCTGCTCAGCGAGTACGCGGCGATGGGCTTCGAGTACGGCTACTCGGTGGAGAACCCGGAGGCGCTGGTGCTCTGGGAGGCGCAGTTCGGCGACTTCGTCAACGGCGCGCAGTCCATCGTCGACGAGTTCGTCTCCTCGGGCGAGGTCAAGTGGGGGCAACGCTCGGCGCTGACCCTGCTGCTGCCGCACGGCCACGAAGGGCAGGGTCCGGACCACACCTCCGGCCGCCCCGAGCGCTACCTGCAGCTGTGCGCCGAGGACAACATGCGGGTCGCGATCCCGTCCACCCCGGCGAACTACTTCCACCTGCTGCGGCGGCAGGCGTTGTCGCCCAAGCGCAAGCCGCTGGTCGTGTTCACCCCGAAGTCGCTGCTGCGGCACAAGCTCTGTGTCTCCAGCGTCGCCGACTTCACCACCGGCACCTTCCAGCCGGTGCTGCCCGACCCGGTGGCCGCCGGCCGGCCGGAGGCGATCAAGCGGGTGCTGCTCTGCTCCGGCAAGGTCTACTACGACCTGCTGGCGGCTCGGGCCGAACGGCACGCGGTCACCGGCGGCAACGGCCAGCTCGACACCGACACCGCGATCATCCGGGTGGAGCAGCTGTATCCGCTGCCGGTGGAGCAGCTGCGGGCCACGCTGGCGGCGGTGCCGAACGCCGAGGACTTCGCCTGGGTGCAGGAGGAGCCGGCCAACCAGGGTGCCTGGTCGTTCGTGGCGCTCAACCTGTTGGAGCACCTCGACGGCGTACGGCTGCGGCGGATCTCCCGCCCGGCGGCGGCGGCGCCGGCGGTCGGCTCGACCAAGCTGCACGACGTGGAGCAGGCGGCGTTGATGGACGCCGCGCTGCCGCGCCGCTGA
- a CDS encoding ABC transporter ATP-binding protein — MSDGRIVVSGLTKQYRNVRAVDNLSFTVEPGRVTGFLGPNGAGKTTTLRMLLNLVTATSGTATIDGQRYADLSEPLRHVGAVLEASSAHKGRTGINHLRVICAAAGLPRERAAQTLAMVGLEPAAKRKFKGYSLGMRQRLGIAAAMLGDPKVLILDEPANGLDPEGIRWMRDLLKSFAAQGRTVLVSSHLLAEMQLLADDVVIIAAGRLVRHGPVAEVMASMSGAAAVRVRTPHADRLTPALTKASATVTPTPDGALLVTGLDAPTVGRTALAEGVELHELTTERPDLERVFLELTSAKAAIR; from the coding sequence ATGTCGGACGGACGCATCGTCGTCTCCGGGCTGACAAAGCAGTACCGCAACGTGCGGGCGGTCGACAACCTGTCGTTCACCGTGGAGCCCGGTCGGGTGACCGGATTCCTCGGACCCAACGGCGCGGGTAAGACGACCACGCTGCGGATGCTGCTCAACCTGGTCACCGCGACCAGCGGTACGGCGACGATCGACGGTCAGCGCTACGCCGACCTGTCGGAGCCGCTGCGCCACGTCGGTGCCGTGCTCGAGGCCTCCAGCGCGCACAAGGGCCGGACCGGGATCAACCACCTGCGGGTGATCTGCGCGGCGGCCGGGCTGCCCCGCGAGCGGGCCGCGCAGACCCTGGCGATGGTCGGGCTGGAGCCGGCGGCCAAGCGCAAGTTCAAGGGCTATTCCCTGGGAATGCGCCAGCGGTTGGGCATCGCCGCGGCGATGCTCGGTGACCCGAAGGTGCTGATCCTCGACGAGCCGGCCAACGGGCTCGACCCGGAGGGCATCCGGTGGATGCGCGATCTGCTCAAGTCGTTCGCGGCACAGGGTCGTACGGTGCTGGTCTCCAGTCACCTGCTGGCCGAGATGCAGCTGCTCGCCGACGACGTGGTGATCATCGCCGCCGGTCGGCTGGTCCGGCACGGCCCGGTCGCCGAGGTGATGGCGTCGATGTCCGGTGCGGCGGCTGTCCGGGTCCGCACCCCGCACGCCGACCGGTTGACCCCGGCGCTGACCAAGGCCAGCGCCACGGTGACACCGACGCCGGACGGGGCGCTGCTGGTCACCGGGTTGGACGCGCCGACTGTCGGGCGTACCGCGCTCGCCGAGGGCGTGGAGTTGCACGAGTTGACCACCGAACGGCCCGACCTGGAGCGGGTCTTCCTGGAACTGACCAGCGCGAAGGCGGCCATCCGATGA
- a CDS encoding ABC transporter permease subunit has translation MNLVRSELLKIGTTSTWWIFGLISLPLWGLTLLVNYVQTSILADPANRAQVTGDNAEVLEVVSDGPVLAANLYTNGQFFGLLIVMLLGVIVVTNEYFHQTATTTFLTSPRRTEVILAKLAAASLLGLLFWLVTTVMNLVVGALLLNVLDVGTQLGTGTVWEAVGLNALAYLLWAIFGVGFGVLIRSQLGATVSAILLYLGGYLGAAIILTTLAARFGDWINDLQLLVPSLASQLMVAGTDLPGSPPRWAGALILIGYALLTGIVGTVITRRRDIS, from the coding sequence ATGAACCTGGTACGGAGTGAGCTACTGAAGATCGGCACCACCAGCACCTGGTGGATCTTCGGCTTGATCTCGCTGCCGCTGTGGGGGCTGACCCTGCTGGTCAACTACGTGCAGACGAGCATCCTCGCCGACCCGGCCAACCGCGCGCAGGTGACGGGCGACAACGCCGAGGTCCTCGAGGTGGTCAGCGACGGGCCGGTGCTGGCGGCCAACCTCTACACCAACGGTCAGTTCTTCGGGCTGTTGATCGTGATGCTGCTCGGCGTGATCGTGGTGACCAACGAGTACTTCCACCAGACCGCGACGACCACCTTCCTGACCAGCCCACGCCGTACCGAGGTGATCCTGGCGAAGCTGGCCGCCGCGTCCCTGCTCGGGCTGCTGTTCTGGCTGGTCACCACGGTGATGAACCTGGTCGTCGGCGCGCTGCTGCTCAACGTCCTCGACGTGGGCACGCAGCTGGGCACCGGCACCGTCTGGGAGGCCGTCGGGCTGAACGCGCTGGCGTACCTGCTGTGGGCGATCTTCGGGGTCGGGTTCGGGGTGCTGATCCGCAGCCAGCTCGGTGCCACGGTCTCGGCGATCCTGCTCTACCTGGGTGGTTACCTGGGCGCGGCGATCATCCTGACCACCCTGGCGGCCCGGTTCGGTGACTGGATCAACGACCTGCAGCTGCTGGTGCCGTCGCTGGCGTCGCAGCTGATGGTCGCCGGGACCGACCTGCCCGGCAGTCCGCCCCGTTGGGCGGGCGCGCTGATATTGATCGGTTACGCACTGTTGACCGGCATCGTCGGCACGGTGATCACCCGGCGGCGCGACATCTCTTGA